A window of the Parabacteroides merdae ATCC 43184 genome harbors these coding sequences:
- a CDS encoding glycosyltransferase family 2 protein — protein MKLAPIVIFTYNRPWHTQQTVEALLKNEYASESDLIIFSDAPKNEAAKKGVEETRSYIRNITGFKSLRIIERDRNFGLANNIIDGVTSIVNEFGRIIVLEDDLLTSPYFLKFMNEALSLYEDEERVISVHGYIYPIKKSLPDTFFIKGADCLGWGTWKRGWDLFNSNGSELLHCLKERSLTRTFDFEGSYPYTRMLERQVNGEIGSWAIRWYASAFLEDKLTLYPGKSLIYHNGSDGSGTNCGTSEEFDVELSQEPILVCPIEIKESEYARKQFIFYFKYVILWARIKDRLRHIFRLKTHA, from the coding sequence ATGAAATTAGCACCAATTGTTATATTTACTTATAACAGGCCGTGGCATACTCAGCAAACGGTTGAAGCATTGTTGAAGAATGAATATGCTTCAGAAAGTGATTTGATAATTTTCTCTGATGCTCCTAAAAATGAAGCGGCTAAAAAAGGGGTGGAAGAAACTCGTTCCTATATTCGAAATATTACAGGATTTAAATCGTTGCGTATTATTGAGCGAGATCGGAATTTTGGCTTGGCTAATAATATTATTGATGGTGTCACTTCCATTGTCAATGAGTTTGGAAGGATAATTGTTTTAGAAGATGACTTGCTTACTTCCCCCTATTTTTTGAAGTTTATGAATGAAGCGTTGTCTTTGTATGAAGATGAAGAACGGGTGATAAGTGTTCATGGATATATTTATCCGATAAAAAAAAGCTTACCTGATACTTTTTTCATAAAAGGAGCGGACTGTTTAGGGTGGGGTACTTGGAAGCGAGGTTGGGATTTGTTTAATTCAAACGGAAGTGAATTGCTTCATTGTTTGAAAGAACGGTCTCTCACTAGAACGTTTGATTTTGAAGGAAGTTATCCATATACTCGAATGCTGGAGAGACAAGTTAATGGAGAAATAGGCTCTTGGGCAATACGTTGGTATGCATCGGCTTTTTTAGAAGATAAGCTAACGTTGTATCCGGGTAAATCATTGATTTATCACAATGGAAGTGATGGAAGTGGCACTAATTGTGGAACAAGTGAGGAGTTTGATGTGGAGCTATCGCAAGAACCGATATTAGTTTGTCCGATTGAAATTAAAGAATCCGAATATGCTCGAAAACAATTTATTTTTTATTTTAAATATGTGATCTTATGGGCAAGAATTAAAGATCGGTTAAGACATATTTTTAGATTAAAAACGCATGCTTAA